A window of the Desulfobacula toluolica Tol2 genome harbors these coding sequences:
- a CDS encoding aldehyde ferredoxin oxidoreductase N-terminal domain-containing protein: MRYAETGFNLEVDLTRGNIEKVATDPRDTELYLGGLGTNAKILWDRVPPEVEPFSPENLLIFGAGLLCGTPATGCNRTILTTISPQTKLMAFSMMGGFWAPELKYAGYDKVILRGKSPDLVYLWINNDKVEIRDASHLHGKGAIETAEIIKKELNEPKAQVAAIGLAGENRVYYASVEQGRSSASRGGIGAVMGDKGVKAIVVRGTKDINLSQPAEFMELCNGVLEYIKHRDGNPIPGVMPILAGLGSPQEMKVHDEKWHTENFMWGNSRTRRKGFWTEEVESSWTETLENARTRLISCFNCPMKCGATLSLPGLPTYMMKCFTKLTYTMGAFSDLDFGLRIAQKATEYGLDGFSTPQVMAFGLELLENGILSEDDFPGLPEDNEGKFYYLLDKIVNREGIGDILANGTYWAAKEIGNGAEEYAHNNIKKHEQLPLKLSMLNPIYFLMYCTGEKMNITQIEGQFPQAPFPKKEHREKFCEDWIQVPHEKFKQYFIDWELRGENSLPFYPTVEMTCDIVDWQERMHYIDDALGQCAGLSSFPLKPPYHIHNYPKFISAGAGIEMDEEKLTAAATRYRTLVRAFNIRRGMRRKDEKPPEDHWKKRFPELEKELLDSYYKLKGWNNDGIPTKEFLNKMGLDYVAEEFIERGILTDAEDAPLEESSVEKENN; the protein is encoded by the coding sequence ATGAGGTATGCAGAGACAGGGTTTAATTTAGAGGTTGATCTAACCCGAGGAAATATTGAAAAAGTCGCAACCGACCCAAGAGATACAGAGCTTTATCTTGGGGGATTAGGTACTAACGCCAAGATATTATGGGATAGGGTTCCCCCTGAGGTTGAACCTTTTTCTCCTGAAAATTTATTAATTTTTGGTGCCGGCCTTTTGTGCGGGACACCTGCGACCGGTTGTAATCGTACCATTCTTACGACCATTTCGCCTCAAACCAAATTAATGGCATTTTCAATGATGGGAGGATTTTGGGCACCGGAATTAAAATATGCCGGTTATGATAAAGTAATCCTTCGCGGCAAATCTCCAGACCTGGTCTATTTGTGGATCAACAATGACAAGGTGGAAATACGGGATGCATCTCATCTGCACGGAAAAGGTGCTATTGAAACAGCTGAAATCATTAAAAAAGAACTCAACGAGCCCAAAGCTCAGGTGGCCGCTATCGGGCTTGCCGGTGAAAACAGGGTGTATTATGCTTCTGTCGAGCAGGGCAGATCCAGTGCAAGTCGAGGTGGCATAGGGGCTGTCATGGGTGACAAAGGCGTAAAAGCCATTGTTGTCCGGGGAACAAAGGATATCAACCTTTCCCAGCCTGCTGAATTTATGGAACTTTGTAACGGCGTTCTGGAGTACATCAAACACCGGGACGGAAACCCGATCCCTGGAGTTATGCCAATCCTTGCCGGACTTGGATCTCCCCAGGAAATGAAAGTTCATGATGAAAAATGGCACACTGAAAATTTCATGTGGGGAAATTCCCGTACCCGTCGAAAAGGATTCTGGACTGAAGAAGTCGAGTCAAGCTGGACGGAAACCCTGGAAAATGCCAGGACAAGGCTGATTTCCTGCTTTAATTGCCCCATGAAATGCGGTGCAACACTTTCTTTGCCGGGACTTCCGACCTACATGATGAAATGCTTCACAAAGTTAACTTATACAATGGGTGCTTTTTCAGATTTGGATTTTGGTTTACGAATCGCTCAAAAAGCTACAGAGTATGGATTGGACGGATTTTCAACTCCACAGGTCATGGCCTTTGGTCTTGAACTTCTGGAAAACGGTATTTTAAGTGAGGATGACTTTCCAGGACTTCCGGAAGACAATGAGGGCAAATTTTATTATCTGCTTGACAAAATTGTCAATCGTGAAGGAATCGGAGATATTTTGGCCAATGGTACTTATTGGGCAGCCAAAGAGATCGGCAATGGTGCGGAAGAATATGCACACAATAATATCAAAAAACACGAACAACTGCCGCTCAAACTGTCCATGCTCAATCCGATCTATTTTCTTATGTATTGTACCGGCGAAAAAATGAACATTACTCAGATTGAAGGCCAGTTCCCTCAAGCGCCTTTTCCCAAAAAAGAACACAGAGAAAAATTTTGTGAGGACTGGATTCAGGTTCCCCATGAAAAATTCAAGCAATATTTTATCGACTGGGAATTGCGCGGAGAAAACTCACTTCCATTCTATCCAACAGTTGAAATGACCTGTGATATTGTTGACTGGCAAGAAAGAATGCACTACATTGATGATGCTTTGGGCCAATGTGCAGGTCTGTCATCCTTTCCTTTAAAACCGCCGTATCACATCCACAATTATCCTAAATTTATTTCAGCCGGTGCCGGAATTGAAATGGATGAGGAAAAATTGACAGCAGCCGCCACAAGATATCGAACCTTAGTCAGAGCCTTTAATATAAGACGAGGCATGAGAAGAAAAGATGAAAAACCGCCTGAAGATCACTGGAAGAAAAGATTTCCCGAACTTGAAAAGGAACTCTTGGACAGTTATTACAAACTCAAAGGGTGGAACAATGACGGTATTCCGACTAAAGAATTCTTGAATAAAATGGGTTTGGACTATGTGGCTGAGGAATTTATAGAGCGGGGAATCTTAACGGATGCTGAAGACGCTCCTTTAGAAGAGTCATCAGTTGAAAAAGAGAATAATTAG
- a CDS encoding GNAT family N-acetyltransferase: MTYRSFNSPVIRTMAASDLERIIEIDVKVLEKSRPEYWEMKLELVSKQPQFSSLVAEMDGKVIGFIIGGASRWEYGVPENIGWVDTIGVDPDYQRKGIAKMLFKKMTHELKKMGVDTITTFVKRRDPLLLEFFNSLGFQKGDMVNLELDI; the protein is encoded by the coding sequence ATGACTTATCGATCTTTTAATTCACCTGTTATTCGAACAATGGCTGCCTCGGATCTGGAGAGAATAATTGAGATAGATGTCAAAGTTCTGGAAAAATCAAGGCCTGAATATTGGGAAATGAAGCTTGAATTAGTGTCAAAACAACCGCAATTTTCCTCTCTTGTTGCTGAAATGGATGGTAAGGTGATCGGTTTTATTATCGGAGGTGCAAGCAGATGGGAATATGGTGTTCCCGAGAATATCGGATGGGTGGATACCATTGGCGTAGACCCGGACTACCAGAGAAAGGGAATCGCAAAGATGCTGTTCAAAAAAATGACACATGAGCTTAAAAAAATGGGGGTAGATACCATCACTACCTTTGTAAAACGACGAGACCCGCTACTTTTGGAATTTTTCAACAGCCTGGGCTTCCAGAAAGGCGACATGGTAAACCTTGAGCTGGATATTTAA
- the oah gene encoding 6-oxocyclohex-1-ene-1-carbonyl-CoA hydratase, which yields MSLEWMPRENEVKDHALHRNPHWGTEAPCTMYEKKPLTDPKGNVVDGLFVSWITLNNPRQFNSYTTDMVKGVIAGFENASLDRSVVAVVFTGTGPYSFCTGGNTKEYSEFYSKRCDEYGQYMELFNHMVDSILACKKPVISRVNGMRVAGGQEIGLACDIAISSDLAIFGQAGPKHGSAPAGGSSDFLPWFLTAEDAMWNCVSCEMWSAYKMKAKGMLSKVVPVLKIDGEWVRNPTIITDTYVQDGEIVYGEYKTGQDLKDGRALIKQHQANADFELLDKEVNTVIWKFANLFPGCLIKSIDGIRQKKKFFWDTMKNDHRHWLAANMSGEAFLGFGAFNTKKITGQDTVDFIKFRQNVADSRLWNDEMFAEVMGKPQE from the coding sequence ATGAGTCTTGAGTGGATGCCAAGAGAAAACGAAGTTAAAGATCATGCGTTGCATAGAAATCCCCATTGGGGAACAGAAGCGCCCTGCACTATGTATGAAAAAAAACCATTGACCGACCCAAAGGGCAATGTTGTGGATGGACTGTTTGTATCCTGGATCACCTTGAACAACCCCAGACAGTTTAACTCTTATACCACAGACATGGTAAAGGGTGTTATTGCAGGGTTTGAAAATGCATCTCTTGACAGAAGCGTTGTAGCTGTTGTGTTTACAGGTACAGGCCCCTACTCTTTCTGCACAGGTGGAAACACAAAAGAGTATTCAGAATTTTATTCAAAAAGATGTGATGAATATGGCCAGTACATGGAATTGTTCAACCACATGGTTGATTCAATTCTTGCCTGCAAAAAACCTGTTATCTCACGTGTTAACGGCATGAGAGTTGCCGGTGGCCAGGAAATCGGTCTGGCATGTGATATTGCCATATCTTCAGACCTTGCTATTTTTGGCCAGGCAGGCCCCAAACACGGTTCAGCACCTGCTGGCGGATCTTCGGATTTTCTCCCCTGGTTCCTGACAGCTGAAGATGCAATGTGGAACTGCGTATCCTGCGAGATGTGGTCAGCCTATAAAATGAAAGCAAAAGGCATGCTTTCCAAGGTTGTTCCTGTTCTTAAAATAGACGGAGAGTGGGTCAGAAACCCAACTATCATCACTGACACATATGTTCAAGACGGTGAGATTGTTTACGGCGAATACAAAACCGGGCAGGATCTCAAAGACGGTCGCGCACTGATCAAACAGCATCAGGCCAACGCGGATTTTGAACTTCTTGATAAAGAAGTCAACACTGTAATCTGGAAGTTTGCCAACCTGTTCCCTGGCTGCCTGATCAAATCCATTGACGGCATCCGTCAGAAAAAGAAATTCTTCTGGGATACAATGAAAAATGATCACAGACATTGGCTGGCTGCAAACATGTCTGGCGAAGCATTCCTGGGATTTGGCGCTTTTAATACCAAGAAAATTACCGGTCAGGATACGGTTGATTTTATCAAATTCCGTCAAAACGTTGCAGATTCAAGACTGTGGAATGATGAAATGTTTGCTGAAGTAATGGGTAAACCTCAAGAATAG
- a CDS encoding SDR family NAD(P)-dependent oxidoreductase — MKLEGRKAIVTGGSRGIGRAIALMYAKEGADVLVNYHSNDAAAKDTVAEIEKLGRKGVAVAADVANYKSAQNMVDECVKQLGGVDIVVNNAGVSKPSMLLKMKEEDWDSIIDIHLKAAFNTTQAAGRYMKEKKYGKIINVISTAGIFGTIGQINYASAKAGIIGFSKSASRELGRYGINVNVICPGITKTDMTGKLQSDEKLRKIYEGRIQLGRFGEPEEVAPAFVFLASDDASYITGQVLGVDGGYIG, encoded by the coding sequence ATGAAGTTAGAAGGAAGAAAAGCCATTGTTACCGGTGGAAGCCGAGGCATCGGAAGAGCTATTGCCCTGATGTATGCAAAAGAAGGGGCGGATGTTCTTGTAAACTACCACTCTAATGATGCAGCAGCCAAAGACACGGTTGCAGAAATTGAAAAACTGGGGCGTAAAGGCGTTGCTGTGGCAGCTGATGTTGCAAACTACAAAAGCGCACAGAACATGGTGGATGAATGTGTAAAACAGCTGGGCGGAGTGGATATCGTTGTTAATAACGCCGGTGTTTCAAAACCCTCCATGCTGCTAAAAATGAAAGAAGAAGACTGGGATTCCATTATTGATATCCATTTAAAGGCCGCTTTCAATACTACACAGGCTGCCGGTCGCTACATGAAAGAAAAAAAATACGGCAAGATCATTAACGTGATTTCAACTGCAGGTATTTTCGGCACCATTGGCCAGATCAATTATGCATCTGCAAAAGCCGGAATCATTGGATTTTCAAAATCTGCTTCCCGTGAACTTGGCAGATACGGAATCAATGTAAATGTTATTTGCCCCGGAATCACAAAAACAGATATGACAGGCAAACTTCAGTCAGATGAAAAACTTCGCAAGATTTATGAAGGCAGAATTCAGCTTGGCAGATTTGGAGAACCCGAAGAGGTTGCCCCTGCATTTGTATTCCTGGCTTCTGATGATGCAAGTTATATCACAGGACAGGTATTGGGTGTAGACGGCGGCTATATAGGATAA
- the had gene encoding 6-hydroxycyclohex-1-ene-1-carbonyl-CoA dehydrogenase yields the protein MTTVPDKIQTWQMVTPFKKDRETGEVTPGKLEKTEIDVPELQAGEVLVKVAGCGVCHTDLGYFYFGVPTVNKPPLTLGHEISGTVVATADDVKSWTGKEVIIPAVMPCRKCYLCKTGRGNRCLAQKMPGNSMGIYGGNSSHIPVPAIDLCEVTNRGDIPLEKLAVVADAATTPFQAAKRADVQVGDNTIVIGVGGVGQYMVQILKALGAANVVAIDINQERLDNMLKNGADFVVNSMGKTSKEIAGEIKAFRKENSLPSTGWKIFEVSGTKPGQELGLALLSFVGKMVIVGFGPQKVEYSISRLMAFDAELIGSWGCLPEYYPSVLSMVTSGKINFEEFVQTRPMSTIQETYAEAHKQSPDKRIVLVPDF from the coding sequence ATGACAACTGTACCAGATAAAATTCAGACTTGGCAAATGGTAACACCATTTAAAAAAGACAGAGAAACCGGTGAAGTAACGCCTGGCAAACTTGAAAAAACCGAAATTGACGTTCCTGAACTTCAGGCGGGAGAGGTACTGGTCAAGGTAGCAGGTTGTGGTGTATGCCATACAGACCTTGGATATTTTTATTTTGGTGTTCCCACTGTAAACAAGCCTCCTCTGACACTGGGCCATGAAATTTCCGGAACTGTTGTGGCAACAGCCGATGACGTAAAATCCTGGACTGGAAAAGAAGTAATCATCCCTGCGGTCATGCCATGCAGAAAATGCTATCTGTGTAAAACAGGACGTGGCAACAGATGTCTTGCCCAGAAAATGCCTGGTAACAGCATGGGAATTTATGGCGGAAATTCAAGCCACATACCAGTACCTGCAATTGATCTTTGCGAAGTAACAAATCGTGGAGACATCCCTCTTGAAAAACTTGCTGTTGTTGCTGATGCGGCAACCACTCCTTTTCAGGCAGCAAAACGTGCGGACGTTCAAGTGGGTGATAACACCATTGTCATCGGTGTCGGCGGTGTTGGACAATATATGGTCCAGATTCTCAAAGCCCTTGGTGCTGCCAATGTAGTTGCCATTGATATCAACCAGGAACGCCTGGATAACATGTTGAAAAACGGTGCGGATTTTGTCGTTAATTCAATGGGTAAAACCTCGAAAGAAATTGCCGGTGAAATCAAAGCATTCAGAAAAGAGAACAGCCTGCCCTCAACCGGCTGGAAAATCTTTGAAGTATCCGGGACCAAACCCGGCCAGGAGCTGGGTCTTGCACTCTTAAGCTTTGTAGGAAAAATGGTTATAGTCGGATTTGGTCCGCAAAAGGTTGAATATTCCATTTCAAGACTCATGGCCTTTGATGCAGAGTTGATCGGCTCTTGGGGATGTCTGCCGGAATATTATCCATCCGTCTTGAGTATGGTTACCAGCGGAAAAATCAATTTTGAAGAATTTGTCCAGACCAGGCCTATGAGTACCATACAGGAAACTTATGCTGAAGCTCACAAGCAGTCTCCTGATAAGAGAATCGTACTTGTACCTGATTTTTAA
- a CDS encoding DUF2080 family transposase-associated protein, with amino-acid sequence MTSGDEDYHDKLESDHNRKKVKFEIYGEEMIKKIVNSSGNSGRVYLPPEWIGKKVKVVKC; translated from the coding sequence ATGACAAGTGGCGATGAAGACTATCATGACAAGCTTGAATCAGATCACAATCGCAAAAAGGTTAAATTTGAGATTTATGGTGAAGAAATGATCAAAAAAATCGTTAATTCAAGCGGCAACAGTGGAAGGGTTTACCTTCCGCCTGAGTGGATTGGCAAAAAAGTCAAAGTAGTAAAATGCTAA
- a CDS encoding TRAP transporter substrate-binding protein, translating to MKKITFIVFLIFCFSLILGFNATAKTQLTYSNFFPPTHFNSQLAESWCREVEKRTNGDVIIKYFPAGTLTKAPQTYDSVVQGIADIGMTVLAYSRGRFTVASAIDLPMGYKSGVQATRVANAVLNKFQPEEFDDSKMMFLHAHGPGLIHTRDKAVSTMEDLKGLKLRGTGTSGLVQAALGASPVGKSMRECYQMLQKGVVDGSSHPIEANKGWKLGEVVHYMTQNFSTAYTTTMAVFMNKNKWNKLGPANQKIIEEINAEWLVKHGEAWDEADKLGLEFFLSKGGKVISLSDDESKKWETAAFPVIEDYIRKAEEKGVDGKAVVDFIKTNM from the coding sequence ATGAAAAAGATTACATTTATAGTTTTTTTGATTTTTTGTTTTAGTTTAATTTTGGGGTTTAATGCAACGGCCAAGACTCAATTAACCTATTCAAATTTTTTTCCCCCCACACATTTTAATAGTCAACTCGCAGAAAGCTGGTGCAGAGAAGTAGAAAAAAGAACCAACGGTGATGTCATTATCAAATATTTTCCAGCAGGAACGCTTACCAAAGCCCCACAGACTTATGACAGTGTCGTTCAGGGAATTGCAGACATCGGCATGACGGTTCTTGCCTATTCAAGGGGGCGTTTTACCGTGGCATCTGCCATTGATCTTCCCATGGGCTATAAAAGCGGTGTTCAGGCAACTAGAGTTGCCAATGCGGTTTTAAACAAATTTCAACCCGAAGAATTTGATGATTCAAAAATGATGTTTCTTCATGCCCATGGACCAGGTCTTATCCATACTCGTGACAAAGCTGTTTCAACCATGGAGGATCTCAAAGGCCTTAAGCTCAGGGGCACCGGGACCAGTGGGCTTGTGCAGGCTGCACTGGGTGCGTCTCCGGTTGGCAAATCCATGAGAGAATGTTATCAGATGCTTCAAAAAGGTGTTGTTGACGGATCTTCTCATCCTATTGAGGCTAACAAGGGATGGAAATTAGGCGAGGTTGTTCATTATATGACTCAAAATTTTTCAACCGCTTATACCACCACAATGGCTGTTTTTATGAACAAAAACAAATGGAATAAACTTGGTCCTGCCAATCAAAAAATCATAGAAGAAATAAACGCGGAATGGCTTGTAAAGCATGGAGAAGCCTGGGATGAAGCCGATAAACTAGGTCTTGAATTCTTTTTGTCTAAAGGCGGAAAAGTGATCAGCCTTTCGGATGATGAATCAAAAAAATGGGAGACTGCTGCCTTTCCGGTTATTGAAGATTATATCCGGAAAGCAGAGGAAAAGGGTGTGGATGGAAAAGCGGTCGTGGATTTCATCAAAACCAATATGTAA
- a CDS encoding TRAP transporter small permease, with protein MNIFSKGLDKFSGLLKIIGAAALTVMMLLTVVDVIGRFFKHPIFGSVELVGFLATIVVATALPYTYKVDGHVGVEILVRLMSKKKQIVLELVTRTLTFILFCLITWQMFLYAMDIHETGEVSMNLEFPIYYIVYLLAFGLLIFTVTIIESIFQNIKKLRELKTK; from the coding sequence ATGAACATTTTCTCCAAAGGGCTGGATAAATTTTCCGGTCTCTTAAAAATCATCGGTGCCGCCGCTTTGACAGTCATGATGCTGCTGACGGTTGTTGATGTAATTGGTCGTTTTTTCAAGCATCCTATTTTCGGCTCTGTTGAGCTTGTCGGTTTTCTGGCAACCATTGTGGTTGCAACGGCTTTGCCATATACATATAAAGTTGATGGTCACGTCGGCGTGGAAATACTTGTACGTCTGATGTCTAAAAAAAAGCAGATTGTTCTCGAACTTGTAACCCGTACGTTGACTTTTATATTATTCTGCCTGATCACCTGGCAGATGTTTCTGTATGCAATGGATATACATGAGACAGGCGAAGTTTCCATGAACCTTGAATTTCCCATCTATTACATTGTATACCTGCTCGCTTTTGGTTTGTTGATCTTCACTGTTACCATAATAGAGTCTATTTTTCAAAACATTAAAAAATTGAGAGAATTAAAAACAAAATGA